One window of Enterobacter sp. RHBSTW-00175 genomic DNA carries:
- the mscM gene encoding miniconductance mechanosensitive channel MscM, translating into MRPIIVLLMAWCLSMGAYAATAPDAKQITQELEQAKAAKPAQPETVEALQAALNALEERKGSLERAQQYQQVIDNFPKLSQTLRTQLNNLRDEPRVVPEGMTSDALNQEILQVSSQLLEKSRMAQQEQERAREIADSLNQLPQQQTDARRQLSEVERRVGTQTGNTPLNQAQNLGIQAESARLKALVDELELAQLSANNRQELSRMRSELAQKQSQQLDAWLQALRNQLNSQRQREAERALESTELLAENSDNLPVGIVDQFKVNRELSAALNQQAQRMDLVASQQRQATNQTLQVRQALNTLREQSQWLGSSNLLGEALRAQVARLPEMPKPQQLDTEMAQLRVQRLHFEDLLNKQPQIRQIRQADGQPLTSEQNRILDAQMRTQRELLNSLLQGGDTLILELTKLKVSNSQLEDALKEVNEATHRYLFWTSDVRPMTFSWPIEIVQDLRRLISMDTFSQLGQASVMMLTSKETIFPLLGALILVGCSIYSRRHFTRFLERSSARVGKVTQDHFWLTLRTVFWSILVASPLPVLWMTLGYGLREAWPYPLAVAIGDGVTATVPLLWVVMICATFARPNGLFIAHFGWPRNRVARAMRYYLMSIGLIVPLIMALIMFDNLNDREFSGSLGRLCFMLICGALAMVTLSLKRAGIPLYLDKTGSGENMFNRLLWNLLLSAPLAAILAAAVGYLATAQALLARLETSVAIWFLLLVVYHVIRRWMLIQRRRLAFDRAKHRRAEILAQRARGEEESHHTNSTEGNTDADDVELDLDAISTQSLRLVRSILMLIALLSVIFLWSEIHSAFGFLENISLWDVTSTVQGVESLEPITLGAVLIAILVLIITTQLIRNFPALLELALLQHLDLAPGTGYAITTITKYLIMLFGGLVGFSMIGIEWSKLQWLVAALTVGLGFGLQEIFANFVSGLIILFEKPIRIGDTVTIRDLTGSVTRINTRATTISDWDRKEIIVPNKAFITEQFINWSLSDSVTRVVLTVPAPSDANSEEVTQILYTAAERCSLVIDNPAPEVFLVDLQQGIQIFELRIYAAEMGHRMPLRHEIHQLILAGFREHGIDMPFPPFQMRLESLDGRKTARTVTSAARKRPAGSL; encoded by the coding sequence GTGCGCCCGATTATCGTACTACTGATGGCCTGGTGCCTCAGCATGGGGGCGTACGCAGCGACAGCCCCCGACGCCAAACAGATAACCCAGGAGCTGGAGCAGGCAAAAGCGGCAAAACCCGCACAGCCTGAAACCGTCGAAGCCCTCCAGGCCGCGCTGAACGCGCTTGAGGAACGCAAAGGTTCCCTTGAGCGCGCTCAGCAATATCAGCAGGTTATCGATAACTTCCCCAAACTTTCGCAAACGCTGCGCACGCAGCTTAATAATCTGCGCGATGAACCACGCGTGGTGCCTGAGGGCATGACCTCCGACGCGCTTAACCAGGAGATCCTGCAAGTCAGCAGCCAGCTTCTGGAAAAGAGTCGCATGGCTCAGCAGGAGCAGGAGCGTGCACGTGAAATTGCCGACTCGCTCAACCAGCTTCCACAACAGCAAACCGATGCCCGCCGCCAGCTCAGTGAAGTCGAGCGACGTGTCGGAACACAGACCGGTAATACCCCGCTAAACCAGGCGCAGAATCTGGGGATTCAGGCTGAATCCGCCAGACTCAAAGCCCTGGTGGATGAGCTGGAGCTGGCGCAGCTTTCTGCCAACAACCGCCAGGAGCTGTCGCGGATGCGTTCTGAGCTGGCGCAAAAACAGAGCCAGCAGCTGGATGCCTGGTTACAGGCCTTGCGTAACCAGTTAAACAGCCAGCGCCAGCGTGAAGCCGAACGGGCGCTGGAAAGCACTGAATTACTTGCCGAAAACAGCGATAACCTGCCCGTCGGGATTGTCGATCAGTTTAAGGTCAACCGCGAGCTTTCGGCCGCCCTGAACCAGCAAGCACAGCGTATGGATCTGGTGGCATCGCAACAGCGTCAGGCCACTAACCAAACCTTGCAGGTACGCCAGGCGCTGAATACCCTGCGCGAGCAATCCCAGTGGCTCGGCTCCTCAAACCTGCTGGGCGAAGCGCTACGTGCGCAGGTTGCCCGCTTGCCGGAAATGCCAAAGCCACAACAGCTTGATACTGAAATGGCGCAACTGCGCGTCCAGCGCCTGCATTTTGAAGATCTCCTTAACAAACAGCCGCAAATCCGCCAGATCCGTCAGGCCGACGGGCAGCCGCTGACCAGTGAGCAAAACCGAATTCTTGACGCACAAATGCGCACCCAGCGCGAGCTGCTGAATTCACTGCTTCAGGGTGGCGATACGCTTATCCTCGAACTCACCAAGCTGAAAGTCTCTAACAGCCAGCTTGAAGATGCGCTGAAAGAAGTGAACGAGGCAACGCACCGCTACCTGTTCTGGACCTCTGACGTCCGCCCAATGACCTTCTCCTGGCCGATTGAAATCGTGCAGGATCTGCGCCGCCTCATCTCGATGGATACCTTCAGCCAACTGGGCCAGGCCAGCGTGATGATGCTCACCAGCAAAGAGACTATCTTCCCGCTGCTGGGAGCATTGATTCTGGTGGGTTGTAGTATTTACTCGCGCAGGCACTTCACTCGCTTCCTGGAACGCTCCAGTGCGCGCGTCGGTAAGGTGACCCAGGATCACTTCTGGCTAACGCTACGCACGGTATTCTGGTCGATTCTCGTTGCCTCGCCGCTGCCTGTGCTGTGGATGACGCTCGGTTACGGCCTGCGGGAAGCCTGGCCTTATCCGCTGGCGGTGGCCATTGGTGATGGTGTGACCGCCACTGTTCCGCTGCTGTGGGTAGTGATGATTTGCGCCACATTCGCCCGTCCGAACGGTCTGTTCATTGCCCACTTTGGCTGGCCACGTAATCGCGTGGCGCGAGCCATGCGTTACTACCTGATGAGCATCGGGCTTATCGTGCCACTGATCATGGCGCTTATCATGTTCGATAATCTCAATGACCGTGAATTCTCCGGCTCGCTGGGCCGCCTGTGCTTCATGTTGATTTGTGGCGCGCTGGCGATGGTGACGTTAAGCCTTAAGCGCGCTGGTATTCCGCTGTATCTCGACAAAACCGGCAGCGGCGAAAACATGTTTAACCGCCTGCTGTGGAACCTGCTGCTCAGCGCCCCGCTGGCGGCGATCCTGGCGGCAGCTGTCGGGTATCTGGCCACGGCGCAGGCGCTGCTGGCGCGACTGGAAACGTCAGTCGCCATCTGGTTCCTGCTCCTGGTGGTCTACCACGTCATCCGCCGATGGATGCTTATCCAGCGCCGCAGGCTGGCGTTCGATCGTGCCAAGCACCGCCGCGCGGAGATCCTCGCGCAGCGTGCGCGGGGTGAAGAGGAATCGCACCATACCAACAGCACGGAAGGAAACACCGACGCGGATGATGTTGAACTGGATCTTGATGCTATCAGTACCCAGTCCCTGCGACTGGTACGCTCGATCCTGATGCTGATTGCCCTGCTCTCGGTGATTTTCCTGTGGTCTGAGATCCACTCTGCGTTTGGTTTCCTCGAAAACATTTCGCTGTGGGATGTCACCTCGACGGTACAGGGCGTCGAAAGCCTCGAACCTATCACCCTGGGCGCGGTGCTGATTGCGATTCTGGTGCTGATCATCACCACGCAGCTTATCCGTAACTTCCCTGCTCTGCTGGAGCTGGCGCTGCTGCAACACCTGGATTTAGCGCCAGGTACGGGATATGCCATTACCACCATCACCAAATATCTGATCATGCTGTTTGGTGGGCTGGTTGGCTTCTCGATGATTGGTATTGAGTGGTCGAAGCTACAGTGGCTGGTTGCCGCACTGACCGTTGGCCTGGGCTTTGGCTTGCAGGAGATTTTTGCCAACTTTGTTTCCGGCCTGATCATCCTGTTTGAAAAACCGATCCGCATTGGCGATACGGTGACGATCCGCGATTTAACCGGCAGCGTCACCAGGATCAACACCCGTGCGACAACGATCAGCGACTGGGACCGTAAAGAGATCATCGTGCCAAATAAGGCGTTTATCACCGAGCAGTTTATCAACTGGTCGCTGTCAGACTCCGTTACGCGTGTGGTGCTGACTGTGCCTGCGCCATCCGATGCGAACAGCGAAGAGGTGACGCAGATCCTGTACACCGCCGCAGAGCGCTGCTCGCTGGTGATAGACAACCCGGCACCGGAAGTTTTCCTGGTCGATTTACAGCAGGGGATCCAGATTTTTGAGCTGCGAATTTATGCGGCTGAAATGGGCCACCGAATGCCGCTGCGCCACGAGATCCACCAGCTGATTCTGGCTGGCTTCCGCGAACACGGTATCGATATGCCGTTCCCTCCATTCCAGATGCGTCTGGAAAGTCTGGATGGTCGTAAGACAGCAAGAACGGTGACATCAGCGGCGCGTAAGCGCCCGGCGGGAAGTTTGTAG
- the asd gene encoding archaetidylserine decarboxylase (Phosphatidylserine decarboxylase is synthesized as a single chain precursor. Generation of the pyruvoyl active site from a Ser is coupled to cleavage of a Gly-Ser bond between the larger (beta) and smaller (alpha chains). It is an integral membrane protein.) encodes MLNSFKLSLQYILPKLWLTRLAGWGASKRAGWLTKLVIDLFVKYYKVDMKEAQKPDTASYRTFNEFFVRPLREDVRPVNTDPNVLVMPADGVISQLGKIEDDKILQAKGHNYSLEALLAGNYLMADLFRNGSFATTYLSPRDYHRVHMPCNGILREMIYVPGDLFSVNHLTAQNVPNLFARNERVICLFDTEFGPMAQILVGATIVGSIETVWAGTITPPREGVIKRWTWPAGEAEGSVALLKGQEMGRFKLGSTVINLFAPGKVNLAEQLESLSVTKLGQPLAVSTETFATPDAEPAPLAEEEVTAEHDASPLVDDKKDEG; translated from the coding sequence TTGTTAAACTCATTTAAACTTTCGCTTCAATACATTCTGCCAAAACTGTGGCTCACTCGCCTGGCGGGCTGGGGCGCGAGCAAACGAGCTGGCTGGCTGACCAAACTGGTCATCGACCTGTTCGTGAAATACTACAAGGTCGATATGAAAGAGGCGCAGAAGCCGGACACAGCCAGCTACCGCACTTTCAACGAGTTCTTCGTCCGTCCCCTGCGCGAAGACGTTCGCCCGGTAAACACCGATCCTAACGTGCTGGTCATGCCTGCTGACGGCGTCATCAGCCAGCTCGGTAAAATCGAAGACGACAAAATTTTGCAGGCGAAAGGCCACAACTACAGCCTGGAAGCGCTGCTGGCGGGTAATTACCTGATGGCTGACCTGTTCCGCAATGGGTCATTCGCTACCACCTATCTTTCGCCGCGCGACTATCACCGCGTGCATATGCCATGCAACGGCATCCTGCGTGAAATGATCTATGTGCCAGGTGACCTGTTCTCTGTGAACCACCTGACCGCGCAGAACGTCCCGAACCTGTTCGCCCGTAACGAACGCGTCATCTGCCTGTTTGATACTGAATTTGGCCCAATGGCGCAGATTCTGGTGGGTGCTACCATTGTAGGCAGCATTGAAACCGTATGGGCGGGCACCATCACCCCGCCACGTGAAGGTGTTATCAAGCGCTGGACATGGCCTGCGGGCGAAGCAGAAGGCTCCGTGGCACTGCTGAAAGGCCAGGAAATGGGCCGCTTCAAGCTGGGCTCTACGGTTATCAACCTGTTTGCACCGGGTAAAGTTAACCTTGCAGAGCAGCTGGAAAGCCTGTCAGTAACGAAACTGGGTCAGCCGCTGGCCGTTTCTACTGAAACCTTCGCCACGCCGGACGCAGAGCCTGCTCCGCTGGCAGAAGAAGAGGTAACAGCAGAGCACGACGCCAGCCCACTGGTTGACGACAAAAAAGACGAAGGCTAA